Proteins encoded by one window of Lasioglossum baleicum chromosome 4, iyLasBale1, whole genome shotgun sequence:
- the LOC143208455 gene encoding popeye domain-containing protein 1-like: protein MARTTRSRRKMANTTDAPSPASSLLSSTTTTPFTSPTSTSYSTEGYTFNYSGLPSLGGYSLEDLNYTELWVDVWNSTEASNVTERLNTTVLSSGGGGYCDEWEAAQHKLFQAANLFFAAAFLVPRSFKASVLALRTFLTAGFMLAALWAGITICALDAMLWCLALGLLNGIHSLILACRFLPPALSPELAELYLKLFKPYKVSKKHFQELAKEARILKLDSGQTYATEGVTPADERLSILLRGKLKVTCDGTHLHYINAYQFVDSPEWEAMHENIDDVFQVTIRAEESSMYICWTRLKLLRVLRHRPLLKVVLNTLIGKDITSKLYALNEQLAGVAAASETTSSNPYRGVARSLSVDAVNTETAGRVRSTTWKAQRRHSNPRSDRSSPSRYSHQYWAPVVANHFPPTSPFTQGQNLGYSLLPQGVQFSPPPRVPLLSHQPLTRQRSGDYTLLPQTPKLERKRSKKGTREVTFETPV, encoded by the exons ATGGCCCGTACCACGCGCTCACGACGAAAAATGGCGAACACGACTGATGCTCCCTCGCCTGCGAGCAGCCTTctgtcgtcgacgacgacgactccgTTCACCAGCCCGACGTCGACGTCCTATTCCACCGAGGGCTATACCTTCAATTACAGCGGCCTGCCTAGTCTAGGTGGCTACTCGTTGGAGGATCTGAATTACACGGAACTCTGGGTGGACGTCTGGAATAGCACCGAGGCCAGTAACGTGACCGAGAGGTTAAATACCACTGTATTATCGTCGGGGGGTGGTGGCTACTGCGACGAATGGGAAGCAGCGCAGCACAAACTCTTTCAG GCGGCGAATCTATTCTTCGCGGCGGCGTTCCTGGTGCCGCGCTCCTTCAAGGCCTCAGTTTTGGCTCTTCGCACGTTTCTGACGGCCGGCTTCATGCTGGCCGCCCTCTGGGCTGGGATCACCATATGCGCTCTCGACGCGATGCTATGGTGCTTGGCCCTCGGCCTTCTGAACGGCATTCACTCCCTCATACTAGCCTGTCGATTTCTACCGCCTGCGCTCAGCCCGGAGCTAGCCGAGCTCTATCTGAAACTCTTTAAGCCGTACAAGGTTAGCAAGAAGCACTTCCAGGAGCTGGCCAAGGAGGCGAGGATACTCAAGCTGGATTCTGGTCAGACCTATGCCACCGAAGGCGTCACGCCAGCCGACGAACGACTATCGATACTATTGCGTGGCAA GTTGAAGGTCACTTGCGACGGGACACACCTGCACTACATCAATGCTTATCAGTTCGTCGACTCGCCTGAATGGGAGGCCATGCACGAGAACATCGACGACGTCTTCCAAGTGACGATTAGAGCCGAGGAGTCTAGCATGTACATCTGTTGGACCAGGCTGAAGTTGCTCAGGGTACTCAGGCACAGGCCGCTACTTAAGGTCGTCCTCAACACCCTCATCGGTAAGGACATTACGTCCAAGTTGTACGCCCTTAACGAGCAGCTCGCTGGTGTCGCCGCGGCCAGTGAGACAACCTCGTCGAATCCTTACAGGGGCGTCGCGAGAAGTCTTAGCGTCGACGCTGTAAACACTGAAACTGCGGGAAGAGTACGCTCAACGACGTGGAAGGCACAGAGGAGGCACAGCAACCCACGGAGCGACA GGAGTTCACCCTCTCGATACTCGCACCAGTATTGGGCGCCCGTGGTGGCGAATCACTTCCCGCCGACTTCGCCGTTCACTCAGGGTCAGAACCTCGGGTATTCGCTACTGCCGCAGGGTGTTCAGTTTTCGCCACCGCCACGGGTACCTCTTCTGTCGCATCAGCCATTGACACGGCAGCGTAGCGGCGATTATACCCTGCTACCTCAGACACCGAAGCTCGAGAGGAAACGCTCGAAAAAAGGAACGAGGGAG